One window of Pieris napi chromosome 14, ilPieNapi1.2, whole genome shotgun sequence genomic DNA carries:
- the LOC125056031 gene encoding NUAK family SNF1-like kinase 1 isoform X5 — protein sequence MVVGENKRTANIMDGIENTGDVRLHDHRLRLKQRFDIVRKLGQGTYGKVQLGINKKTGQEVAIKTIKKCKIETEADLVRIRREVQIMSSVRHPNIVHIYEVFENSEKMILVMEYCSGGELYDYLSQKKVLEEDEARRLFRQIATAVYYCHIHKICHRDLKLENVLLDETGSAKIADFGLSNVFKETSLLATFCGSPLYASPEIVKGTPYIGPEVDCWSLGVLLYTLVYGAMPFDGSNFKRLVRQISNGDYYEPKNPSSASPLIRDMLTVDPLKRADIVYICDHPWVNLGCEASCLEIAEALAAETPVRLDLLLSLAPAAASNTNSVVVPEQSELGGPTESCTDLTSSTSMAVEPSNSAEKRILELVAEGGEDAIKPSPTRTIVAAADNKRKLELAMSGTGLQRKRERVASSASLAGAPALPEEACVPDEDTAGLQDGSSGEMPQHSLKSSATITISPTPAAVELSKAPTEEVKRALNDEIKEEKPKAKKVLSKVDIPEKQNESKVEDGKPSVAATADKLTSLTISQPAPASAPVKPKKLSIGGHVGSFKEQFERRASLTTPPEVKRTVTKPVVSKIAKPKAQSEDRELNKPLDNGTVRLQQIGIEPSPSVPFEEPQTQMNRGGVKKTESEPTHHTQVDPAVLLQDARRSLQSSMAKLAEERAGEENRRRAARDIISSAIRTGKPPVPYGRSSSAGVTSLASPPSTPPAAPPSASSKVFKTEAHHRVEDHRNRGPSVERIIPISVATEDSPTSPTSPSTNAHVPTHKPAPRSTHTPLRRLASTESTGTGEPSPSTGEPIKKSAREFIIPIAVEGKGYVTPRQRSLEPDASPSPRVHPPRLTPRRISSLVSGGESEEEDDTHMHRLRSSRLARAESVSSGEEDEEDEGFHLLTAENLFSTLLHRVRALTQRLNGEEGPGFAQHPHSLFNNLHSPFFNSPHLPRRHFITHRYTESKRSVSETREGWGSRDMQSPFESMFNKSRQTPRVGLRVTLHAPTTSLHGGPGARRPAADDTQE from the exons ATGGTGGTGGGCGAGAATAAACGTACGGCCAACATAATGGACGGCATTGAGAACACCGGCGACGTCAGGCTGCACGACCATCGGCTACGATTGAAACAGAG ATTCGACATAGTAAGAAAACTAGGCCAAGGCACATACGGGAAAGTCCAATTAGGTATAAACAAGAAGACTGGACAGGAAGTGGCGATCAAGACGATAAAGAAATGCAAGATCGAGACCGAAGCGGACTTGGTGCGAATTCGACGGGAGGTGCAGATTATGTCATCGGTCAGACATCCCAATATTGTACACATTTATGAAG TATTTGAAAATAGTGAAAAGATGATTTTAGTAATGGAATACTGTTCGGGTGGTGAACTGTATGATTATCTAAGTCAAAAGAAAGTTTTAGAAGAGGACGAAGCCAGGAG GTTATTCCGGCAGATCGCAACCGCTGTATACTATTGCCATATACATAAAATCTGCCATAGGGACTTAAAATTAGAGAATGTTTTACTCGACGAGACTGGTAGTGCCAAG ATCGCAGACTTCGGTCTTTCCAATGTGTTCAAAGAGACGTCTCTGCTGGCGACATTTTGCGGGTCTCCTTTGTACGCGTCGCCGGAAATAGTTAAAGGCACTCCGTACATCGGACCCGAA GTTGACTGCTGGTCCCTGGGAGTACTCCTGTACACTCTGGTGTATGGGGCGATGCCCTTCGATGGCTCCAATTTCAAGAGACTGGTTCGTCAGATCAGCAACGGGGATTACTACGAGCCCAAGAACCCGtctt CTGCATCTCCTCTGATCCGTGACATGCTCACTGTGGACCCTTTGAAGAGAGCGGACATCGTTTACATCTGTGACCATCC GTGGGTGAACCTGGGCTGTGAAGCGTCATGTCTGGAGATAGCGGAGGCCTTGGCAGCCGAGACTCCGGTGCGACTAGACCTGTTGCTGTCCTTGGCACCTGCGGCTGCGTCAAACACTAATAGCGTGGTTGTTCCAGAG CAATCCGAGCTGGGTGGTCCGACAGAGAGTTGCACTGACCTCACCAGTTCTACTTCGATGGCAGTGGAGCCCAGCAATTCTGCTGAGAAACGGATATTGGAACTTGTTGCAG aggGCGGCGAGGATGCCATAAAGCCTTCCCCGACGCGCACGATAGTGGCGGCCGCAGACAACAAACGCAAGCTGGAGCTCGCCATGTCCGGCACCGGCCTGCAGAGGAAGAGGGAACGCGTTGCCAg TTCTGCAAGCTTAGCTGGTGCGCCCGCGCTGCCGGAAGAGGCCTGCGTTCCCGACGAAGACACTGCGGGGCTGCAAGATGGTTCTAGTGGTGAA ATGCCTCAACACTCTCTGAAGTCATCGGCCACCATCACGATATCTCCCACTCCGGCCGCAGTAGAGTTGAGCAAAGCGCCCACCGAAGAGGTCAAACGTGCGCTAAACGATGAGATAAAAGAAGAAAAGCCTAAAGCTAAGAAAGTCCTCTCCAAAGTTGACATACCGGAGAAGCAAAACGAATCTAAG GTGGAAGATGGCAAGCCATCCGTGGCGGCCACCGCAGACAAGCTGACGTCCTTGACCATTTCTCAGCCGGCGCCCGCCTCCGCTCCCGTCAAACCGAAGAAGCTATCTATAG GAGGTCACGTGGGCAGCTTCAAGGAGCAGTTCGAGAGACGAGCGTCCCTCACCACTCCGCCGGAAGTCAAACGGACCGTCACCAAACCCG TGGTGTCGAAGATCGCGAAGCCGAAAGCCCAGAGCGAGGACCGGGAGTTGAACAAGCCTCTGGACAACGGGACGGTGAGGCTTCAGCAGATCGGCATTGAGCCGTCGCCG TCGGTGCCGTTCGAAGAGCCTCAAACGCAAATGAACCGGGGTGGAGTGAAGAAGACAGAGAGCGAACCCACTCACCACACACAAGTCGACCCTGCGGTCTTGCTTCAGGACGCCAGGAG GAGTCTCCAAAGTTCGATGGCGAAGTTGGCAGAAGAACGGGCGGGCGAAGAGAACAGACGTCGCGCCGCAAGAGACATTATTTCCTCTGCTATCAGGACGG GCAAGCCTCCCGTGCCCTACGGCAGGTCTTCGTCAGCCGGAGTGACGTCGCTGGCTTCTCCGCCGTCCACTCCCCCCGCGGCCCCGCCCTCCGCCTCTTCCAAGGTCTTCAAAACGGAGGCACACCATCGGGTGGAGGATCACCGCAATAG GGGCCCGTCAGTGGAACGCATAATACCGATAAGTGTGGCGACGGAAGACAGCCCCACGTCCCCGACGTCTCCGTCCACGAACGCGCACGTTCCCACGCACAAGCCCGCGCCCAGGTCGACGCATACGCCACTTAG ACGTCTGGCGTCAACGGAGTCGACGGGCACGGGCGAGCCCAGTCCCAGCACGGGCGAGCCGATAAAGAAATCGGCTCGGGAGTTCATTATACCCATTGCGGTGGAGGGCAAGGGGTACGTCACACCCAGACAACGCAGCCTCGAGCCCGACGCGTCGCCTTCGCCTAGGGTGCATCCCCCCCGACTTACACCTCGGCGCATCAG taGCTTAGTAAGTGGCGGAGAATCGGAAGAAGAAGATGACACGCATATGCATCGATTGAG ATCAAGCCGCTTGGCTCGAGCGGAATCCGTGTCCTCTGGCGAAGAGGACGAGGAAGATGAGGGTTTCCATCTCTTGACAGCTGAAAACCTCTTCTCCACGCTGTTACACCGA GTTCGCGCGTTAACTCAGCGGTTGAACGGCGAAGAAGGCCCCGGTTTCGCCCAGCACCCGCACTCGCTCTTCAACAACCTGCATTCGCCGTTCTTCAATAG CCCGCACTTGCCGAGGAGGCATTTCAT CACACATAGGTATACGGAAAGTAAAAGGAGTGTATCGGAGAC GCGCGAAGGCTGGGGCTCGCGAGACATGCAGTCGCCGTTCGAGTCCATGTTCAACAAATCGCGTCAGACGCCGCGCG TGGGGTTGCGCGTTACTCTGCATGCTCCGACCACTTCACTCCACGGCGGACCCGGCGCCCGCCGACCCGCCGCCGACGACACGCAGGAATAG
- the LOC125056031 gene encoding NUAK family SNF1-like kinase 1 isoform X7, with product MVVGENKRTANIMDGIENTGDVRLHDHRLRLKQRFDIVRKLGQGTYGKVQLGINKKTGQEVAIKTIKKCKIETEADLVRIRREVQIMSSVRHPNIVHIYEVFENSEKMILVMEYCSGGELYDYLSQKKVLEEDEARRLFRQIATAVYYCHIHKICHRDLKLENVLLDETGSAKIADFGLSNVFKETSLLATFCGSPLYASPEIVKGTPYIGPEVDCWSLGVLLYTLVYGAMPFDGSNFKRLVRQISNGDYYEPKNPSSASPLIRDMLTVDPLKRADIVYICDHPWVNLGCEASCLEIAEALAAETPVRLDLLLSLAPAAASNTNSVVVPEQSELGGPTESCTDLTSSTSMAVEPSNSAEKRILELVAEGGEDAIKPSPTRTIVAAADNKRKLELAMSGTGLQRKRERVASSASLAGAPALPEEACVPDEDTAGLQDGSSGEMPQHSLKSSATITISPTPAAVELSKAPTEEVKRALNDEIKEEKPKAKKVLSKVDIPEKQNESKVEDGKPSVAATADKLTSLTISQPAPASAPVKPKKLSIGGHVGSFKEQFERRASLTTPPEVKRTVTKPVVSKIAKPKAQSEDRELNKPLDNGTVRLQQIGIEPSPSVPFEEPQTQMNRGGVKKTESEPTHHTQVDPAVLLQDARRSLQSSMAKLAEERAGEENRRRAARDIISSAIRTGKPPVPYGRSSSAGVTSLASPPSTPPAAPPSASSKVFKTEAHHRVEDHRNRGPSVERIIPISVATEDSPTSPTSPSTNAHVPTHKPAPRSTHTPLRRLASTESTGTGEPSPSTGEPIKKSAREFIIPIAVEGKGYVTPRQRSLEPDASPSPRVHPPRLTPRRISSLVSGGESEEEDDTHMHRLRSSRLARAESVSSGEEDEEDEGFHLLTAENLFSTLLHRVRALTQRLNGEEGPGFAQHPHSLFNNLHSPFFNSPHLPRRHFMREGWGSRDMQSPFESMFNKSRQTPRVGLRVTLHAPTTSLHGGPGARRPAADDTQE from the exons ATGGTGGTGGGCGAGAATAAACGTACGGCCAACATAATGGACGGCATTGAGAACACCGGCGACGTCAGGCTGCACGACCATCGGCTACGATTGAAACAGAG ATTCGACATAGTAAGAAAACTAGGCCAAGGCACATACGGGAAAGTCCAATTAGGTATAAACAAGAAGACTGGACAGGAAGTGGCGATCAAGACGATAAAGAAATGCAAGATCGAGACCGAAGCGGACTTGGTGCGAATTCGACGGGAGGTGCAGATTATGTCATCGGTCAGACATCCCAATATTGTACACATTTATGAAG TATTTGAAAATAGTGAAAAGATGATTTTAGTAATGGAATACTGTTCGGGTGGTGAACTGTATGATTATCTAAGTCAAAAGAAAGTTTTAGAAGAGGACGAAGCCAGGAG GTTATTCCGGCAGATCGCAACCGCTGTATACTATTGCCATATACATAAAATCTGCCATAGGGACTTAAAATTAGAGAATGTTTTACTCGACGAGACTGGTAGTGCCAAG ATCGCAGACTTCGGTCTTTCCAATGTGTTCAAAGAGACGTCTCTGCTGGCGACATTTTGCGGGTCTCCTTTGTACGCGTCGCCGGAAATAGTTAAAGGCACTCCGTACATCGGACCCGAA GTTGACTGCTGGTCCCTGGGAGTACTCCTGTACACTCTGGTGTATGGGGCGATGCCCTTCGATGGCTCCAATTTCAAGAGACTGGTTCGTCAGATCAGCAACGGGGATTACTACGAGCCCAAGAACCCGtctt CTGCATCTCCTCTGATCCGTGACATGCTCACTGTGGACCCTTTGAAGAGAGCGGACATCGTTTACATCTGTGACCATCC GTGGGTGAACCTGGGCTGTGAAGCGTCATGTCTGGAGATAGCGGAGGCCTTGGCAGCCGAGACTCCGGTGCGACTAGACCTGTTGCTGTCCTTGGCACCTGCGGCTGCGTCAAACACTAATAGCGTGGTTGTTCCAGAG CAATCCGAGCTGGGTGGTCCGACAGAGAGTTGCACTGACCTCACCAGTTCTACTTCGATGGCAGTGGAGCCCAGCAATTCTGCTGAGAAACGGATATTGGAACTTGTTGCAG aggGCGGCGAGGATGCCATAAAGCCTTCCCCGACGCGCACGATAGTGGCGGCCGCAGACAACAAACGCAAGCTGGAGCTCGCCATGTCCGGCACCGGCCTGCAGAGGAAGAGGGAACGCGTTGCCAg TTCTGCAAGCTTAGCTGGTGCGCCCGCGCTGCCGGAAGAGGCCTGCGTTCCCGACGAAGACACTGCGGGGCTGCAAGATGGTTCTAGTGGTGAA ATGCCTCAACACTCTCTGAAGTCATCGGCCACCATCACGATATCTCCCACTCCGGCCGCAGTAGAGTTGAGCAAAGCGCCCACCGAAGAGGTCAAACGTGCGCTAAACGATGAGATAAAAGAAGAAAAGCCTAAAGCTAAGAAAGTCCTCTCCAAAGTTGACATACCGGAGAAGCAAAACGAATCTAAG GTGGAAGATGGCAAGCCATCCGTGGCGGCCACCGCAGACAAGCTGACGTCCTTGACCATTTCTCAGCCGGCGCCCGCCTCCGCTCCCGTCAAACCGAAGAAGCTATCTATAG GAGGTCACGTGGGCAGCTTCAAGGAGCAGTTCGAGAGACGAGCGTCCCTCACCACTCCGCCGGAAGTCAAACGGACCGTCACCAAACCCG TGGTGTCGAAGATCGCGAAGCCGAAAGCCCAGAGCGAGGACCGGGAGTTGAACAAGCCTCTGGACAACGGGACGGTGAGGCTTCAGCAGATCGGCATTGAGCCGTCGCCG TCGGTGCCGTTCGAAGAGCCTCAAACGCAAATGAACCGGGGTGGAGTGAAGAAGACAGAGAGCGAACCCACTCACCACACACAAGTCGACCCTGCGGTCTTGCTTCAGGACGCCAGGAG GAGTCTCCAAAGTTCGATGGCGAAGTTGGCAGAAGAACGGGCGGGCGAAGAGAACAGACGTCGCGCCGCAAGAGACATTATTTCCTCTGCTATCAGGACGG GCAAGCCTCCCGTGCCCTACGGCAGGTCTTCGTCAGCCGGAGTGACGTCGCTGGCTTCTCCGCCGTCCACTCCCCCCGCGGCCCCGCCCTCCGCCTCTTCCAAGGTCTTCAAAACGGAGGCACACCATCGGGTGGAGGATCACCGCAATAG GGGCCCGTCAGTGGAACGCATAATACCGATAAGTGTGGCGACGGAAGACAGCCCCACGTCCCCGACGTCTCCGTCCACGAACGCGCACGTTCCCACGCACAAGCCCGCGCCCAGGTCGACGCATACGCCACTTAG ACGTCTGGCGTCAACGGAGTCGACGGGCACGGGCGAGCCCAGTCCCAGCACGGGCGAGCCGATAAAGAAATCGGCTCGGGAGTTCATTATACCCATTGCGGTGGAGGGCAAGGGGTACGTCACACCCAGACAACGCAGCCTCGAGCCCGACGCGTCGCCTTCGCCTAGGGTGCATCCCCCCCGACTTACACCTCGGCGCATCAG taGCTTAGTAAGTGGCGGAGAATCGGAAGAAGAAGATGACACGCATATGCATCGATTGAG ATCAAGCCGCTTGGCTCGAGCGGAATCCGTGTCCTCTGGCGAAGAGGACGAGGAAGATGAGGGTTTCCATCTCTTGACAGCTGAAAACCTCTTCTCCACGCTGTTACACCGA GTTCGCGCGTTAACTCAGCGGTTGAACGGCGAAGAAGGCCCCGGTTTCGCCCAGCACCCGCACTCGCTCTTCAACAACCTGCATTCGCCGTTCTTCAATAG CCCGCACTTGCCGAGGAGGCATTTCAT GCGCGAAGGCTGGGGCTCGCGAGACATGCAGTCGCCGTTCGAGTCCATGTTCAACAAATCGCGTCAGACGCCGCGCG TGGGGTTGCGCGTTACTCTGCATGCTCCGACCACTTCACTCCACGGCGGACCCGGCGCCCGCCGACCCGCCGCCGACGACACGCAGGAATAG
- the LOC125056031 gene encoding NUAK family SNF1-like kinase 1 isoform X12 has protein sequence MVVGENKRTANIMDGIENTGDVRLHDHRLRLKQRFDIVRKLGQGTYGKVQLGINKKTGQEVAIKTIKKCKIETEADLVRIRREVQIMSSVRHPNIVHIYEVFENSEKMILVMEYCSGGELYDYLSQKKVLEEDEARRLFRQIATAVYYCHIHKICHRDLKLENVLLDETGSAKIADFGLSNVFKETSLLATFCGSPLYASPEIVKGTPYIGPEVDCWSLGVLLYTLVYGAMPFDGSNFKRLVRQISNGDYYEPKNPSSASPLIRDMLTVDPLKRADIVYICDHPWVNLGCEASCLEIAEALAAETPVRLDLLLSLAPAAASNTNSVVVPEQSELGGPTESCTDLTSSTSMAVEPSNSAEKRILELVAEGGEDAIKPSPTRTIVAAADNKRKLELAMSGTGLQRKRERVASSASLAGAPALPEEACVPDEDTAGLQDGSSGEMPQHSLKSSATITISPTPAAVELSKAPTEEVKRALNDEIKEEKPKAKKVLSKVDIPEKQNESKVEDGKPSVAATADKLTSLTISQPAPASAPVKPKKLSIGGHVGSFKEQFERRASLTTPPEVKRTVTKPVVSKIAKPKAQSEDRELNKPLDNGTVRLQQIGIEPSPSVPFEEPQTQMNRGGVKKTESEPTHHTQVDPAVLLQDARRSLQSSMAKLAEERAGEENRRRAARDIISSAIRTGKPPVPYGRSSSAGVTSLASPPSTPPAAPPSASSKVFKTEAHHRVEDHRNRGPSVERIIPISVATEDSPTSPTSPSTNAHVPTHKPAPRSTHTPLRRLASTESTGTGEPSPSTGEPIKKSAREFIIPIAVEGKGYVTPRQRSLEPDASPSPRVHPPRLTPRRISSLVSGGESEEEDDTHMHRLRSSRLARAESVSSGEEDEEDEGFHLLTAENLFSTLLHRVRALTQRLNGEEGPGFAQHPHSLFNNLHSPFFNSPHLPRRHFMREGWGSRDMQSPFESMFNKSRQTPRGIDFSPTR, from the exons ATGGTGGTGGGCGAGAATAAACGTACGGCCAACATAATGGACGGCATTGAGAACACCGGCGACGTCAGGCTGCACGACCATCGGCTACGATTGAAACAGAG ATTCGACATAGTAAGAAAACTAGGCCAAGGCACATACGGGAAAGTCCAATTAGGTATAAACAAGAAGACTGGACAGGAAGTGGCGATCAAGACGATAAAGAAATGCAAGATCGAGACCGAAGCGGACTTGGTGCGAATTCGACGGGAGGTGCAGATTATGTCATCGGTCAGACATCCCAATATTGTACACATTTATGAAG TATTTGAAAATAGTGAAAAGATGATTTTAGTAATGGAATACTGTTCGGGTGGTGAACTGTATGATTATCTAAGTCAAAAGAAAGTTTTAGAAGAGGACGAAGCCAGGAG GTTATTCCGGCAGATCGCAACCGCTGTATACTATTGCCATATACATAAAATCTGCCATAGGGACTTAAAATTAGAGAATGTTTTACTCGACGAGACTGGTAGTGCCAAG ATCGCAGACTTCGGTCTTTCCAATGTGTTCAAAGAGACGTCTCTGCTGGCGACATTTTGCGGGTCTCCTTTGTACGCGTCGCCGGAAATAGTTAAAGGCACTCCGTACATCGGACCCGAA GTTGACTGCTGGTCCCTGGGAGTACTCCTGTACACTCTGGTGTATGGGGCGATGCCCTTCGATGGCTCCAATTTCAAGAGACTGGTTCGTCAGATCAGCAACGGGGATTACTACGAGCCCAAGAACCCGtctt CTGCATCTCCTCTGATCCGTGACATGCTCACTGTGGACCCTTTGAAGAGAGCGGACATCGTTTACATCTGTGACCATCC GTGGGTGAACCTGGGCTGTGAAGCGTCATGTCTGGAGATAGCGGAGGCCTTGGCAGCCGAGACTCCGGTGCGACTAGACCTGTTGCTGTCCTTGGCACCTGCGGCTGCGTCAAACACTAATAGCGTGGTTGTTCCAGAG CAATCCGAGCTGGGTGGTCCGACAGAGAGTTGCACTGACCTCACCAGTTCTACTTCGATGGCAGTGGAGCCCAGCAATTCTGCTGAGAAACGGATATTGGAACTTGTTGCAG aggGCGGCGAGGATGCCATAAAGCCTTCCCCGACGCGCACGATAGTGGCGGCCGCAGACAACAAACGCAAGCTGGAGCTCGCCATGTCCGGCACCGGCCTGCAGAGGAAGAGGGAACGCGTTGCCAg TTCTGCAAGCTTAGCTGGTGCGCCCGCGCTGCCGGAAGAGGCCTGCGTTCCCGACGAAGACACTGCGGGGCTGCAAGATGGTTCTAGTGGTGAA ATGCCTCAACACTCTCTGAAGTCATCGGCCACCATCACGATATCTCCCACTCCGGCCGCAGTAGAGTTGAGCAAAGCGCCCACCGAAGAGGTCAAACGTGCGCTAAACGATGAGATAAAAGAAGAAAAGCCTAAAGCTAAGAAAGTCCTCTCCAAAGTTGACATACCGGAGAAGCAAAACGAATCTAAG GTGGAAGATGGCAAGCCATCCGTGGCGGCCACCGCAGACAAGCTGACGTCCTTGACCATTTCTCAGCCGGCGCCCGCCTCCGCTCCCGTCAAACCGAAGAAGCTATCTATAG GAGGTCACGTGGGCAGCTTCAAGGAGCAGTTCGAGAGACGAGCGTCCCTCACCACTCCGCCGGAAGTCAAACGGACCGTCACCAAACCCG TGGTGTCGAAGATCGCGAAGCCGAAAGCCCAGAGCGAGGACCGGGAGTTGAACAAGCCTCTGGACAACGGGACGGTGAGGCTTCAGCAGATCGGCATTGAGCCGTCGCCG TCGGTGCCGTTCGAAGAGCCTCAAACGCAAATGAACCGGGGTGGAGTGAAGAAGACAGAGAGCGAACCCACTCACCACACACAAGTCGACCCTGCGGTCTTGCTTCAGGACGCCAGGAG GAGTCTCCAAAGTTCGATGGCGAAGTTGGCAGAAGAACGGGCGGGCGAAGAGAACAGACGTCGCGCCGCAAGAGACATTATTTCCTCTGCTATCAGGACGG GCAAGCCTCCCGTGCCCTACGGCAGGTCTTCGTCAGCCGGAGTGACGTCGCTGGCTTCTCCGCCGTCCACTCCCCCCGCGGCCCCGCCCTCCGCCTCTTCCAAGGTCTTCAAAACGGAGGCACACCATCGGGTGGAGGATCACCGCAATAG GGGCCCGTCAGTGGAACGCATAATACCGATAAGTGTGGCGACGGAAGACAGCCCCACGTCCCCGACGTCTCCGTCCACGAACGCGCACGTTCCCACGCACAAGCCCGCGCCCAGGTCGACGCATACGCCACTTAG ACGTCTGGCGTCAACGGAGTCGACGGGCACGGGCGAGCCCAGTCCCAGCACGGGCGAGCCGATAAAGAAATCGGCTCGGGAGTTCATTATACCCATTGCGGTGGAGGGCAAGGGGTACGTCACACCCAGACAACGCAGCCTCGAGCCCGACGCGTCGCCTTCGCCTAGGGTGCATCCCCCCCGACTTACACCTCGGCGCATCAG taGCTTAGTAAGTGGCGGAGAATCGGAAGAAGAAGATGACACGCATATGCATCGATTGAG ATCAAGCCGCTTGGCTCGAGCGGAATCCGTGTCCTCTGGCGAAGAGGACGAGGAAGATGAGGGTTTCCATCTCTTGACAGCTGAAAACCTCTTCTCCACGCTGTTACACCGA GTTCGCGCGTTAACTCAGCGGTTGAACGGCGAAGAAGGCCCCGGTTTCGCCCAGCACCCGCACTCGCTCTTCAACAACCTGCATTCGCCGTTCTTCAATAG CCCGCACTTGCCGAGGAGGCATTTCAT GCGCGAAGGCTGGGGCTCGCGAGACATGCAGTCGCCGTTCGAGTCCATGTTCAACAAATCGCGTCAGACGCCGCGCG GTATTGACTTTTCTCCTACCCGCTAA